CTGGAAAGGGCTAATGGGACCATGCCGAATATGGTGGTCAAACTCGTCATGAGCACCGGCCTCAGGCGTGTTTTTCCGCCCGTGACCACCGCTTCGTTTAGCGTCATCCCACCTGCTCTCAGTTGCTTGGTATAATCCACGAGCACAATGGCGTTCTTTACAACAATGCCCATGAGCATGATTACCCCGATGAAGCTCATCAGGTTGAGCGGAGTGGCCGTGGCAACGAAGGCCCATATCACTCCGGCGAAGGCGAAAGGAACCGAAAACATGATGATGAATGGATCAACGAAATCCTCGAACTCCCCTGCCATGACCATGTAGACAAGGACTATTCCCAGAATCAAAAGGAGGGTCAGGTCGCGGAACGCTTTTCGCTGTTCCTCCACCTCCCCGCCCCATTCGATGGAAACGCCGGGAGGCAGGTCAAGAGAGGCCATCTTTTCTCGAACATCCCGTACCACATCCCCCAGAACCCTGCCCTGGACGCCCGCCTGAACCTTTGTGACGCGGGTCCTGTTTTTCCGGTCGATCTCCACGGGCCCAAAGGTTTCCCGAACAGACGCGACGTTCCGGAGCTTAATGGTCTGACCGGTCAGGGTGGTGATGGGGGTTTCCCCGATTTCACGAATCGTTTCCCGCTGGTCTTTTTTCAGTCGCAACTCGATGTCGAAGTCGTCACCCGCCTCCCGGAACTTCGTATCATCGAATCCATAGTAGTTGGTCCTCAATGCGTCGGCGACAAGCGCCACATTCAATCCCAGGGATGCCGCCTTATCCCGGTCAAGACAAATCCGCACTTCCGGCCGTGGTCTCTTTCTGCTGACAGAGACATCCACTGCGCCGGGTGTGGTTTCCACGATGCGCTGGATCTTTGCGGCGGCTTTGTCGGTCGTCTCGATATCATGGCCCAGAATATCGATGCTGATAGGCCGGCCGCCTCCCAGGAACGCCTTTTGGATGACGCTTACGGCGCTGGCGGAAAAATTCTCAACGCCCGGCAGTTTTATGACCTGCTCACGAAGCTCCGAAGCGACCTCCTTGGCATGGCGACTCCGTTCTTTTTTATCAATGAGACGCCCTCCGATGCGACCGATGCCGGTTCCCTCTTCAAAACCGAGGGCTGTTAAAAATCCTTTCTTGGTCTGACCTGCCAGGGCATAGGAGGCTTCCATTTCCGGAATGGCGTTCACCGCGTTGAGCATTTCTTCCGTGGTTCCGGCCGTGACCTCCACTCGGGTGCCCTGCGCCATCTCCAGGACCACCTCCACTTCCCCCGAATCCACTTCGGGGAAAAATTCCGTACCGACCAAAGGAATCAGTGCCAGACTGCCGATAAATACAATAACTATAAGTGAAAGCAAAATGTTACGGTGCCTTAGTCCCCATCCCAGGACGTGAGAATAACCGGCTTCGATTCCATTCAGCAAACGCTCGCTCCATACAAATACCGGATTGAGCTTTCTTTGATCCCGTGAACGGAGCAAACGGGAAGCAGCCATGGGGGTCAACGTCAATGAAATGAAAAGCGAGGCCAGAATCGTAATCAAGATCATGAACGCCAACTGACCAAAGATGATGCCGGCGATCCCTTTCACTAAGAGAAGAGGGGCGAAGACAGCTACAATGGTCAATGTTGACGCGGCTACCGCCATACCCACTTCGGATGTTCCCTCCACGGCGGCCAACTGCGGAGGCTTGCCATCGTCCACATGCCGCACGATGTTTTCAAGTACGACGATGGCATCGTCCACCACCATTCCCACAGCAATGGCAAGACTCATCATGGAAATGACGTTGATGGTATAATCCATGACGAAGAGGCCGATAAAGGCGACGATAATCGAAAAAGGAATTGCCATTGAGACGACCAGGCTGGTGCGAAACCGCCGGAGAAACAGGAAACAGACGACAATGACCAAAAGGCCTCCGACGACGGCGGCTTCGGTCAAACTATTGATCATCGCATAAATGTGATCTGAGTTATCCAGAATCCCGTGGATTTCGATATCCGCCGGCACTTCGGTCTTCAGTGTCTTGAGGCGATCTTTTATGGCTTCGATCACGTTGACGGTGTTGGTCCCGGACTGCTTCTGAATAATCAAGGCAATCGCAGGAAGCTTGCCGGAACGCGCCCACTCCTGCGGCTCCTCAAAGGCATCGGTGACCGTGGCCACGTCTCTGAGCCGCACAAGCGCGTCGCCGTTGCTTCCGATCACCGTATTTGCGATTTCCGCTGCATCCCGATAGCGCCCCGCCACTCTGATCTGGAGTTCATTCCTCCCGATCTTGACGGTGCCCACCGGAAGGTTCAGGTTTTCAGCGGCGAGAACATTTCTGATCTGCTGGACGGAAATGTGATAAGCATCTATTGCTTCGCGGTCGAAATGCACATTGATCTGTCTTTCCTGACCGCCGATATAGACGACAGCGCCCACGCCGGGCACACGCTTCAACGGATCGGCGATCTGCTTGTCCACAATTCTGTAAAGATCGGGACTGCTTTCTTCCGCCGTCACCGTCATGATGAGCACCGGCACCATGGAACTGCTGAACTTGAAGATAAAGGGGTCTTCCGCTCCATCGGCAAGGTCCGGCTTGGCAAGATCGATCTTCTCCCGGATATCGTTGACCGCAACATCCAGGTCGGTGCCCCAGTTGAATATGCAATTGACGATGGCGATGTTGTCTTTGGACTTTGACTCCAGCCGGTCGAGATTCGGTGTGGTGGAAAGCTGGTCTTCCAGGTACTTGGTCACCTCCGACTCAACATCCGTGGCGGAAGCCCCCGGATAGGGTGTGATGACACTCACGGCCGGAGGTTCAATATCCGGCAACAAGTCGAGGTTGAGCCTGAAAAAAGCCACGCAACCCAGCAATGTAATGGCAGCGAAAACCATAACGGTCGTGACCGGCCTGCGGACGGATATCTCCGGTAATTTCATTTCTGTTCCCCTTGCTTGTCGTCACCGTCAGCTTCAAAAAAGTCGACTTCCGTCTTAAGGTCCCGAAGGCATTTGCTTTGCTCGTGCGAACATATCCTGGCCCAGGCAATAACGCTGATCCAACCTGCTGCGACAAGAGAAAGGATAGCGGCGGTTTTTCCAGGAAAATGGGTTGTGATGGCCCAGATTGCCAGTGCCCCAGATGTGATTCCAACAATCAGCCAGACGAATAGATGGCAAGTGCACGGATCACGATCAGGGACCGGAGGAGAGAACCAAATCCGTTCCCCGATCTCAGTCCGTTCGAATTCTGCGTCATCAAGGTTTGTTTCAATTATCCTGTTCTTGAACTTGACAACGACAATCTTCCTTTCGGGCCGTCCACTGAATGATTCCATTCTTTTTTTCTCGATCACTTCTCCTTTGACCCTCAGAGAACGCAGACGATCAACGAGGCGTTTTTCTTGTAACTGACAAATATTAATTCCCATCTTCCGTCCTCCCCGGTAAAAAACCTCCTGGCAAATCTCTTTTGGCGGCACACTTCCATCTTTCTTTGAGCTGCACCATGGCTTCTCGGTACCCCTCGGCAATGGCCTCCTCGGCCCGATGGAATTCGAGAAAACGAACATCCCCCAGCTTCGGCCGAATCAGCAGATCGGGCGGATCGGTTGCCAATCTTGTTGCGGTGATCTGCACTTCCATAATATTGATTGCAGTCGTCAACACATCAAAGATATTTGGCACGGGGTCCCTTTGCAGCCACTGGCGCACTTGCGATAACGCGGGCGAACCGAATTCGCTGAGCCTGTTGGTCAGATCCTGCGCGATTCTCCATTCTGCGGGCTGGGGCTGAACAACCATACCTGCCACCGATGAATCAACCGGAGCGATGCCGGCGGTACTCCTTTTGTCGATAATGTCATGGTTCAAATCAACAGCGATGACGTAATCCGCTCCCATTTTCCTGACAGCGCTCACCGGCACGGGGTTGACCAGCCCTCCATCCACCAGAAAGCCGCCGTTTTTCCTGACCGGCGTGAAAATGCCCGGAACCGAGATGCTCGCGCGGATTGCCTCTATGAGGTCCCCTTTGTTCAACACGACCTCACGACCCGTGGCCAGGTCGGTGGCAACCGCGCAATAGCGGAGAGGTAATTCTTCAATGTTCATTTCTCGAACATGAGAACGAAAGAAATCGCTGATCTTCTTTCCATCAATGAGTCCCGACCTCGGAAAAGTTACATCCAGGAAGGAAACAATCTGTTTCCAGTCGAGCTGACGGGCAAAATTTTCCAGCACATCCATTTTGCCAAGGGCACATGCGGCCCCTACCAACGAACCAATGCTGGTGCCGGCGACGTACCTGATTTCTATTCCTGCCTCAGCTAGTGCCTGCAATACACCGATATGAGACCATCCCCGTGCGGAGCCGCTACCCAGAGCCAGGCCGATATTTTTCGGAAAACCTGAGCTATCGTCCGACATGTTCACCGCCGTTCTTCTTGAAAAGTTGTCCCCCAGAGTTATCCGTCCCATTCTTGTTCAAAATATCTTGCACGCTTACCTCCATGCCTGACTGTAAACGTCCCGCTCCGCTGGTGACCACTTTGTCATTCTCAACCAAGCCGCCCATCACTTCGGCAAATTGGTCATCCATGGCCCTAATTTCGACCGTTCGCTTATGGGCCTTATTTCCTTCCACCACAAAAACGTAATAGGTGCCGCTGCCGGGGAGGCGTTGCAAGGTTTCACGGGGAACGGCAAGGGACCTTCTTTTCTCTGCCGAAAGCTTCACCCTGGCATACATTCCGTCCACCAACTTCCCGGACGGATTCGGCACCTCGATTCTCATGCGGAAAGTACGCGTCTTTCGGTCCACCAATGGATTGATAACGGTTACTTTCCCTGAATACTCATGTCCCGGGAAGGCGTCTGTCGTGATCAGCGCAACAGTTCCAACGACAATCCGGCCAATGTCTGCTTCCGGCAAATCGACATCCAGGTTCAGAGATGTTTGGTCCACGATTAGCAGAAGTCGGCCGCCGGGAGCGACCGCCTGACCGATTTCCACATTTCTCTCCACGACAGCGCCGCCGATAGGCGATCGGATATCTGCATCCTTGAGATGTTCCAGCGCTGTCTCCAAGGCGGCCTTTGCCTGGTCCCTCTGTGCTCGGGCGTAGAACACCGCTTCCTTGGCGCTTTTAAAGGCCGCTTCTGATGCATCAAAGCGACTTTGCGGAATCACTTTTTCCTTCAGCAGTTCGATTGCGCGTCGGTATTCTTTCTCGGCCTGTTCAAAATGGGCTTCAGCCTGCGGAACTGCTGCTTCCGCAGCTGCTAGCGCCGCCCGGGCCTGCTTGACGCCGAGATCATAGTTTGTTCTGTCCAGTTTTATAACGACCTCACCGGCATTGACGCGCTCACCGATATCAACCAGAACCCGGCTCACCGTTCCTGCCACCTTGGGGCTTAGCGGACTCGTGTCTCGGGCTTTCAAGGTGCCGACGGCGCTGATTTCATCAGCGAATTCGTGCGGGACAACAGATGCGATTGTGACAGGCAACGCCTTGCCCGCCGCGTTCGGATCTTCATCTTTTTGCCATTGCTTCCTGGAAACTTGGACAGCCAAGAACGCAATAACAGCAGCCGCAATAGCAATGGATATATAGACTCCTCTTCGTCTCATTCGGCAGACTCCTTTTCCTTGATATCAGGCGGCTCTATCACCATTACGCCCACCGCTCGATGAAGGGCGGCAAGGGCAACGTTGTAATCAAAAAGAGCCTGTGTGTGATTCGCTTCAGCTCGACTTAAGGCCGTACGAACGTCCAGCACGTCGGTATTTGTGCCTTCTCCTGCCCGGTAGCTGGCTCTTGCCAGGCGGTAAGCCTCCCTGGCTGTCTTCAGTGCACTCTCAGCCGCATCGATATTCTTTTCTGCTTTTCCGAGGTCCAGGAAGGCTTGGCGCACTTCAAGACGAATGCGATCTGTCGTTTTATCTCGCTGGATTTTTACCTGAGCCCGTTGCGATCCCGCCTCTCTGACCTTGGCAGCGGTTTTCCCCCAATTCCAGAGGGGAAACTGCGCCCCTATTCCAACCGTCCAATGCTCTCCGCCTTCCAGATCCCGAAAATCGCCTTCCATATATTCGTAACGCCCTTCCAGGGCAATGGTAGGCAGGTATTCTCCCCTGGCCGCTTTAAGCGCCTGCTCCGCAGCTGCCATTTTGGAATCCATTGCAGACAGTTCGGGACGTTGCGAAAGGGCCAACTCGGTGAGAGACGAAAGATCCGCCCCCGGCCCGGGCGACCGCACCAAGGCTTCCGTCAAACGGACTGATTCTTCAAGGGGCATGCTCAGCAAGTTCTTAAGTGCAGAATATGCCAGGTCGACGGCGTTGTCAGCGCCATTCAGATCTTTGCGGGCATTGGCAAGTTCCGTTCGGGTGCGAAGCAGGTCAATTTCCGGATTCGCCCCTTTCTCCACCAGAATCGCCACGTCATGTTCATGCACATTGAGAAGATCGACGGCCTCCACGGCAACACCTTGAAACGCTTCGGCCAACTGTGCGGTCCGATAAGCGCGTGTAACCTGGAAAACGACTTCCTCTTCAACGGCCCTGTTCTCTTGAGCTTGAGCGTCTCGTGAATACTGGGATGCCTTGCGCGCCGCATTCAATCGCCCTCCCGTGAAAATGGGCTGCCGGATGACGAGCCCCGCCTTGTATTGATCACGATCCATGAAGGTCAATGATTGCGGTCCCATTGCAAAACTCAACTCCTCGTCCAGTCGTGTATAGGAAGCCTCCGCCCCCAAAAATGGGAGCATAGCCGATCTGGCCTGAGTTATCTTTGTATTGGCTTGAGTCAGGGCTTCCCGTGTAAGGCGGATATCGTAATTCTGTTGCAACGCTATTTTCAGGCAATCGCTTAACGAAAGGTGTATATTGCCATCCTTTTCGAGCTTGCGAAGCTCCTCAACGGGAGCAGAGGGACGATTGCCTTCTATTTCCGGCGATTTTTCGGCGATTGCATCGGAATGGCCGTGCAACGGCTCGGCGGCAGCGCTAATAGAAATACAACCCGCTGTCAGCAGCAATCCACCTCCCACCAGAAGCATAACCATGGTGCGAGCTGTTATCCTTAAGGCTTTTTTCATTCGGCCATCACCCCTTTGAGAAACATGTCACTGATCACCGGGGCATTCGCCTTGTATGAATGCCGTTCCGGATCTTCCAGCCAACAGAAGAGAAAAGCGTTGGTGATTCCCTCCAGGGCCACGGCCATATAGTAGGGGTTCAGATCGCGAAGCACGTTTTTGCGAATACCTTTTTCCAGTGTCGAAGCCAGTTGCTCTACCAGTTCGTCATAAAGCTTGCGAATGTCCTGATCGAGACCGGCCTTGATGTTGAAACTCGCACCCCGCGTTTCAGCAAAATAGAGCCGCAACGTGGCAACGTCATCGGCAAAGATCCCCGCTTTAGCGGAAATGTAGTCTTTGAGAATAGTCAGGACGTCACCTTCCCTCGAAAGGACTCCGCTCAGGGTATGATGATATTCCGCTGCCTTTTCCATCATGAGGGCCTTGTAGAGGTGCTCCTTGTTCTTGAAGAATTTGTAAAGCGTTCCGATGGCAAACTCTGCTCTTTCTGCAATCTCGTGCATGGATACGTTGTGGTATCCTTTCTTCGAGAAAAGCTCGAGTGCAGCGGCAAGCATCTGCCGACGATGTCTGCGTTTTTCTCTTTCC
This sequence is a window from Desulfocurvus vexinensis DSM 17965. Protein-coding genes within it:
- a CDS encoding patatin-like phospholipase family protein, producing MSDDSSGFPKNIGLALGSGSARGWSHIGVLQALAEAGIEIRYVAGTSIGSLVGAACALGKMDVLENFARQLDWKQIVSFLDVTFPRSGLIDGKKISDFFRSHVREMNIEELPLRYCAVATDLATGREVVLNKGDLIEAIRASISVPGIFTPVRKNGGFLVDGGLVNPVPVSAVRKMGADYVIAVDLNHDIIDKRSTAGIAPVDSSVAGMVVQPQPAEWRIAQDLTNRLSEFGSPALSQVRQWLQRDPVPNIFDVLTTAINIMEVQITATRLATDPPDLLIRPKLGDVRFLEFHRAEEAIAEGYREAMVQLKERWKCAAKRDLPGGFLPGRTEDGN
- a CDS encoding TetR/AcrR family transcriptional regulator, encoding MQDEKLPRREREKRRHRRQMLAAALELFSKKGYHNVSMHEIAERAEFAIGTLYKFFKNKEHLYKALMMEKAAEYHHTLSGVLSREGDVLTILKDYISAKAGIFADDVATLRLYFAETRGASFNIKAGLDQDIRKLYDELVEQLASTLEKGIRKNVLRDLNPYYMAVALEGITNAFLFCWLEDPERHSYKANAPVISDMFLKGVMAE
- a CDS encoding efflux RND transporter periplasmic adaptor subunit, encoding MRRRGVYISIAIAAAVIAFLAVQVSRKQWQKDEDPNAAGKALPVTIASVVPHEFADEISAVGTLKARDTSPLSPKVAGTVSRVLVDIGERVNAGEVVIKLDRTNYDLGVKQARAALAAAEAAVPQAEAHFEQAEKEYRRAIELLKEKVIPQSRFDASEAAFKSAKEAVFYARAQRDQAKAALETALEHLKDADIRSPIGGAVVERNVEIGQAVAPGGRLLLIVDQTSLNLDVDLPEADIGRIVVGTVALITTDAFPGHEYSGKVTVINPLVDRKTRTFRMRIEVPNPSGKLVDGMYARVKLSAEKRRSLAVPRETLQRLPGSGTYYVFVVEGNKAHKRTVEIRAMDDQFAEVMGGLVENDKVVTSGAGRLQSGMEVSVQDILNKNGTDNSGGQLFKKNGGEHVGR
- a CDS encoding TolC family protein; this translates as MKKALRITARTMVMLLVGGGLLLTAGCISISAAAEPLHGHSDAIAEKSPEIEGNRPSAPVEELRKLEKDGNIHLSLSDCLKIALQQNYDIRLTREALTQANTKITQARSAMLPFLGAEASYTRLDEELSFAMGPQSLTFMDRDQYKAGLVIRQPIFTGGRLNAARKASQYSRDAQAQENRAVEEEVVFQVTRAYRTAQLAEAFQGVAVEAVDLLNVHEHDVAILVEKGANPEIDLLRTRTELANARKDLNGADNAVDLAYSALKNLLSMPLEESVRLTEALVRSPGPGADLSSLTELALSQRPELSAMDSKMAAAEQALKAARGEYLPTIALEGRYEYMEGDFRDLEGGEHWTVGIGAQFPLWNWGKTAAKVREAGSQRAQVKIQRDKTTDRIRLEVRQAFLDLGKAEKNIDAAESALKTAREAYRLARASYRAGEGTNTDVLDVRTALSRAEANHTQALFDYNVALAALHRAVGVMVIEPPDIKEKESAE
- a CDS encoding efflux RND transporter permease subunit, coding for MKLPEISVRRPVTTVMVFAAITLLGCVAFFRLNLDLLPDIEPPAVSVITPYPGASATDVESEVTKYLEDQLSTTPNLDRLESKSKDNIAIVNCIFNWGTDLDVAVNDIREKIDLAKPDLADGAEDPFIFKFSSSMVPVLIMTVTAEESSPDLYRIVDKQIADPLKRVPGVGAVVYIGGQERQINVHFDREAIDAYHISVQQIRNVLAAENLNLPVGTVKIGRNELQIRVAGRYRDAAEIANTVIGSNGDALVRLRDVATVTDAFEEPQEWARSGKLPAIALIIQKQSGTNTVNVIEAIKDRLKTLKTEVPADIEIHGILDNSDHIYAMINSLTEAAVVGGLLVIVVCFLFLRRFRTSLVVSMAIPFSIIVAFIGLFVMDYTINVISMMSLAIAVGMVVDDAIVVLENIVRHVDDGKPPQLAAVEGTSEVGMAVAASTLTIVAVFAPLLLVKGIAGIIFGQLAFMILITILASLFISLTLTPMAASRLLRSRDQRKLNPVFVWSERLLNGIEAGYSHVLGWGLRHRNILLSLIVIVFIGSLALIPLVGTEFFPEVDSGEVEVVLEMAQGTRVEVTAGTTEEMLNAVNAIPEMEASYALAGQTKKGFLTALGFEEGTGIGRIGGRLIDKKERSRHAKEVASELREQVIKLPGVENFSASAVSVIQKAFLGGGRPISIDILGHDIETTDKAAAKIQRIVETTPGAVDVSVSRKRPRPEVRICLDRDKAASLGLNVALVADALRTNYYGFDDTKFREAGDDFDIELRLKKDQRETIREIGETPITTLTGQTIKLRNVASVRETFGPVEIDRKNRTRVTKVQAGVQGRVLGDVVRDVREKMASLDLPPGVSIEWGGEVEEQRKAFRDLTLLLILGIVLVYMVMAGEFEDFVDPFIIMFSVPFAFAGVIWAFVATATPLNLMSFIGVIMLMGIVVKNAIVLVDYTKQLRAGGMTLNEAVVTGGKTRLRPVLMTSLTTIFGMVPLALSRGEGSEIWNALGITVIGGLSVSGLVTLILVPLMYSLVHRGKAK